One region of Desmodus rotundus isolate HL8 chromosome 11, HLdesRot8A.1, whole genome shotgun sequence genomic DNA includes:
- the CEP43 gene encoding centrosomal protein 43 isoform X2 yields MATTAAPVVAEEDTELRDLLVQTLENSGVLNRIKAELRAAVFLALEEQEKIENKTPLVNESLKKFLNTKDGRLAASLVAEFLQFFNLDFTLAVFQPETSTFQGLDGREDLARDLGITEADGAAGGPLLLEVIRRCQQKGEGPAGGQKASSEASQSDISTSSSEPKGKSSLQLPAHETKIGSFLNTRSLGVEAPAGPSPQGGDSDGDPFFDDPIPKPEEMYSWRSAPGEHGGSPVSLSDKPPAQSGRGALAGAPSLTDAESRRGNTVLKGLKLVSDKIGSLGLGTGGDDDYADDFNSTSHRSERSELSIGEEIEEDLSVGLDDANASDKLEDLTQDLTVSQLSDVADYLEDVACA; encoded by the exons ATGGCGACCACGGCGGCCCCGGTGGTGGCGGAGGAGGACACGGAGCTACGGGACCTGCTGGTACAGACACTGGAAAACAGCGGGGTCCTGAACCGCATCAAG gctgAACTCCGAGCAGCTGTGTTTTTAGCCCTAGAGGAGCAAGAGAAAATAGAG aacaaaactccattAGTCAATGAAAGcctgaaaaagtttttaaacacaAAAGATG GCCGGCTGGCGGCTAGTCTGGTGGCGGAATTCCTTCAGTTCTTCAACCTTGACTTTACCTTGGCCGTTTTTCAGCCTGAAACTAGCACA TTTCAGGGTCTGGACGGTCGGGAGGATTTAGCCCGGGACTTGGGCATTACTGAGGCAGACGGCGCTGCAGGGGGGCCCTTGCTGCTGGAGGTGATCAGACGCTGTCAACAGAAGGGGGAAGGGCCAGCTGGCGGGCAG AAGGCCAGCAGCGAAGCTAGTCAGAGTGATATCAGCACCTCCTCATCAGAACCAAAGGGCAAAAGCAGTCTTCAGCTGCCGGCCCACGAAACCAAAATCGGGTCCTTCTTAAACACCAGAAGCCTCGGTGTCGAAGCCCCAGCCGGCCCCAGCCCACAGGGCGGTGACTCGGACGGAGACCCTTTCTTCGATGACCCCATTCCGAAGCCCGAGGAAATGTACAGTTG GAGAAGTGCACCTGGGGAGCACGGAGGAAGCCCAGTCTCGCTCTCGGACAAGCCCCCCGCACAGAGTGGACGCGGCGCCCTCGCGGGAGCCCCCTCGTTGACAGACGCAGAAA GTAGAAGAGGAAACACAGTTCTGAAAGGTCTGAAGCTGGTCAGTGATAAAATCGGGTCCCTTGGATTAG GGACTGGAGGGGACGACGACTACGCTGACGACTTTAATAG CACCAGCCACCGCTCCGAGAGGAGCGAGCTGAGCATCGGCGAGGAGATCGAGGAGGACCTCTCCGTGGGGCTGGACGACGCCAACGCCAGTGACAAG
- the CEP43 gene encoding centrosomal protein 43 isoform X3, whose translation MATTAAPVVAEEDTELRDLLVQTLENSGVLNRIKAELRAAVFLALEEQEKIENKTPLVNESLKKFLNTKDGRLAASLVAEFLQFFNLDFTLAVFQPETSTFQGLDGREDLARDLGITEADGAAGGPLLLEVIRRCQQKGEGPAGGQGALDVAVHSPPASPDGNSSVHTGPSKIPRYKGQGKKKTSGQQPGAKKASSEASQSDISTSSSEPKGKSSLQLPAHETKIGSFLNTRSLGVEAPAGPSPQGGDSDGDPFFDDPIPKPEEMYSWRSAPGEHGGSPVSLSDKPPAQSGRGALAGAPSLTDAESRRGNTVLKGLKLVSDKIGSLGLGTGGDDDYADDFNSTSHRSERSELSIGEEIEEDLSVGLDDANASDKLEDLTQDLTVSQLSDVADYLEDVACA comes from the exons ATGGCGACCACGGCGGCCCCGGTGGTGGCGGAGGAGGACACGGAGCTACGGGACCTGCTGGTACAGACACTGGAAAACAGCGGGGTCCTGAACCGCATCAAG gctgAACTCCGAGCAGCTGTGTTTTTAGCCCTAGAGGAGCAAGAGAAAATAGAG aacaaaactccattAGTCAATGAAAGcctgaaaaagtttttaaacacaAAAGATG GCCGGCTGGCGGCTAGTCTGGTGGCGGAATTCCTTCAGTTCTTCAACCTTGACTTTACCTTGGCCGTTTTTCAGCCTGAAACTAGCACA TTTCAGGGTCTGGACGGTCGGGAGGATTTAGCCCGGGACTTGGGCATTACTGAGGCAGACGGCGCTGCAGGGGGGCCCTTGCTGCTGGAGGTGATCAGACGCTGTCAACAGAAGGGGGAAGGGCCAGCTGGCGGGCAG GGTGCGCTAGACGTGGCTGTGCATTCTCCACCCGCGTCACCGGACGGAAATTCGAGTGTGCACACCGGCCCCAGTAAG ATACCAAGGTACAAAGGCCAAGGTAAGAAGAAGACAAGCGGGCAGCAGCCTGGTGCCAAG AAGGCCAGCAGCGAAGCTAGTCAGAGTGATATCAGCACCTCCTCATCAGAACCAAAGGGCAAAAGCAGTCTTCAGCTGCCGGCCCACGAAACCAAAATCGGGTCCTTCTTAAACACCAGAAGCCTCGGTGTCGAAGCCCCAGCCGGCCCCAGCCCACAGGGCGGTGACTCGGACGGAGACCCTTTCTTCGATGACCCCATTCCGAAGCCCGAGGAAATGTACAGTTG GAGAAGTGCACCTGGGGAGCACGGAGGAAGCCCAGTCTCGCTCTCGGACAAGCCCCCCGCACAGAGTGGACGCGGCGCCCTCGCGGGAGCCCCCTCGTTGACAGACGCAGAAA GTAGAAGAGGAAACACAGTTCTGAAAGGTCTGAAGCTGGTCAGTGATAAAATCGGGTCCCTTGGATTAG GGACTGGAGGGGACGACGACTACGCTGACGACTTTAATAG CACCAGCCACCGCTCCGAGAGGAGCGAGCTGAGCATCGGCGAGGAGATCGAGGAGGACCTCTCCGTGGGGCTGGACGACGCCAACGCCAGTGACAAG
- the CEP43 gene encoding centrosomal protein 43 isoform X1: protein MATTAAPVVAEEDTELRDLLVQTLENSGVLNRIKAELRAAVFLALEEQEKIENKTPLVNESLKKFLNTKDGRLAASLVAEFLQFFNLDFTLAVFQPETSTFQGLDGREDLARDLGITEADGAAGGPLLLEVIRRCQQKGEGPAGGQGALDVAVHSPPASPDGNSSVHTGPSKKASSEASQSDISTSSSEPKGKSSLQLPAHETKIGSFLNTRSLGVEAPAGPSPQGGDSDGDPFFDDPIPKPEEMYSWRSAPGEHGGSPVSLSDKPPAQSGRGALAGAPSLTDAESRRGNTVLKGLKLVSDKIGSLGLGTGGDDDYADDFNSTSHRSERSELSIGEEIEEDLSVGLDDANASDKLEDLTQDLTVSQLSDVADYLEDVACA from the exons ATGGCGACCACGGCGGCCCCGGTGGTGGCGGAGGAGGACACGGAGCTACGGGACCTGCTGGTACAGACACTGGAAAACAGCGGGGTCCTGAACCGCATCAAG gctgAACTCCGAGCAGCTGTGTTTTTAGCCCTAGAGGAGCAAGAGAAAATAGAG aacaaaactccattAGTCAATGAAAGcctgaaaaagtttttaaacacaAAAGATG GCCGGCTGGCGGCTAGTCTGGTGGCGGAATTCCTTCAGTTCTTCAACCTTGACTTTACCTTGGCCGTTTTTCAGCCTGAAACTAGCACA TTTCAGGGTCTGGACGGTCGGGAGGATTTAGCCCGGGACTTGGGCATTACTGAGGCAGACGGCGCTGCAGGGGGGCCCTTGCTGCTGGAGGTGATCAGACGCTGTCAACAGAAGGGGGAAGGGCCAGCTGGCGGGCAG GGTGCGCTAGACGTGGCTGTGCATTCTCCACCCGCGTCACCGGACGGAAATTCGAGTGTGCACACCGGCCCCAGTAAG AAGGCCAGCAGCGAAGCTAGTCAGAGTGATATCAGCACCTCCTCATCAGAACCAAAGGGCAAAAGCAGTCTTCAGCTGCCGGCCCACGAAACCAAAATCGGGTCCTTCTTAAACACCAGAAGCCTCGGTGTCGAAGCCCCAGCCGGCCCCAGCCCACAGGGCGGTGACTCGGACGGAGACCCTTTCTTCGATGACCCCATTCCGAAGCCCGAGGAAATGTACAGTTG GAGAAGTGCACCTGGGGAGCACGGAGGAAGCCCAGTCTCGCTCTCGGACAAGCCCCCCGCACAGAGTGGACGCGGCGCCCTCGCGGGAGCCCCCTCGTTGACAGACGCAGAAA GTAGAAGAGGAAACACAGTTCTGAAAGGTCTGAAGCTGGTCAGTGATAAAATCGGGTCCCTTGGATTAG GGACTGGAGGGGACGACGACTACGCTGACGACTTTAATAG CACCAGCCACCGCTCCGAGAGGAGCGAGCTGAGCATCGGCGAGGAGATCGAGGAGGACCTCTCCGTGGGGCTGGACGACGCCAACGCCAGTGACAAG